One window from the genome of Anopheles coluzzii chromosome X, AcolN3, whole genome shotgun sequence encodes:
- the LOC120958726 gene encoding mitotic spindle assembly checkpoint protein MAD2A yields the protein MATSQDHCITLQGSAAIIHEYLKYSSHSIIFQRGIYPASDFQPIDYNGVPMMVSRDPRIKEYIDLIMEQVHDLIMKRMITKVTMCIVTVESKEVVERWDFNIQPTYDGEQGEEPAVPKELKKIQSEIRDVMRQIVATISFLPCLDQRCTFDIMLHTVGEVFEANPTMIKQFREEDMASIEIEGAQTIALKQFSTGLQTVDTKVVYRVTDP from the exons ATGGCTACATCACAGGATCACTGCATTACGCTGCAAGGTTCCGCGGCCATCATCCACGAGTATCTGA AGTATAGCTCGCACTCGATCATCTTTCAGCGGGGCATCTATCCGGCCAGCGACTTCCAGCCGATAGATTACAACGGTGTGCCGATGATGGTTTCGCGCGACCCGCGCATCAAAGAGTACATCGACTTGATCATGGAGCAGGTCCACG ATTTGATCATGAAGCGGATGATTACCAAGGTGACGATGTGCATCGTGACGGTGGAGAGCAAGGAGGTGGTGGAGCGCTGGGACTTTAACATCCAGCCGACGTACGACGGGGAGCAGGGCGAGGAGCCGGCCGTACCGAAGGAACTGAAGAAGATCCAGTCGGAGATACGGGACGTGATGCGGCAGATCGTGGCCACGATCAGCTTTCTGCCCTGTCTCGACCAACGCTGCACCTTCGACATCATGCTGCACACGGTCGGCGAGGTGTTCGAGGCCAACCCGACCATGATCAAGCAGTTCCGTGAGGAAGATATGGCCAGCATCGAGATCGAGGGTGCGCAAACGATCGCGCTGAAGCAGTTCAGCACCGGGCTGCAGACGGTTGACACGAAGGTGGTGTACCGGGTGACCGATCCCTAG
- the LOC120958716 gene encoding acyl-CoA-binding domain-containing protein 6: MADMSDELEETTASPLEESFARATKYIEHSTDQFKQEQLLQFYGLYKQATVGPCNTPKPAIYSMAARAKWYAWDKVRQLDPADARQQYVRLLDELAPSWCERHGSPGAPEPAWVSVSRPKRLSECSLPDDGTARSLVDRIKADDLDGVRAMLGDSGEPAALVNGLDDEGMAAIHWAADRGNVEILTRLLAVDGIDINLRGADGQTALHYASSCGNVECLQLLLQHGADRTIRDEEGETCSDVAYNQAIKACLA, translated from the coding sequence ATGGCGGACATGAGTGACGAGCTGGAGGAGACGACCGCCAGCCCGCTGGAGGAGAGCTTTGCCCGGGCGACCAAATACATCGAGCACAGCACGGACCAGTTCAAGCAGGAGCAGCTGCTACAGTTCTACGGTCTGTACAAGCAGGCGACGGTTGGGCCGTGCAACACGCCGAAGCCGGCGATCTACAGCATGGCGGCACGGGCCAAGTGGTACGCTTGGGACAAGGTGCGGCAGCTCGATCCGGCCGACGCCAGGCAGCAGTACGTGCGGCTGCTGGACGAGCTGGCGCCGAGCTGGTGCGAACGCCACGGCTCGCCCGGCGCACCGGAACCGGCCTGGGTGTCGGTGTCGCGGCCGAAGCGACTGTCGGAGTGCAGCCTGCCGGATGACGGGACGGCCCGGTCGCTGGTCGACAGGATCAAGGCGGACGACCTGGACGGTGTGCGGGCCATGCTCGGGGACAGTGGCGAGCCGGCGGCGCTAGTGAACGGGCTGGACGACGAAGGCATGGCTGCCATACACTGGGCGGCGGACCGGGGGAACGTAGAGATTCTGACCCGTCTGCTGGCCGTCGACGGGATCGATATCAATCTGCGCGGGGCGGACGGCCAGACCGCGCTGCATTACGCGTCCAGCTGTGGCAATGTGGAGtgcctgcagctgctgctgcagcacggcGCGGACCGCACGATTAGGGATGAGGAGGGCGAAACGTGTAGCGACGTTGCTTACAATCAGGCAATAAAGGCTTGCCTCGCGTGA
- the LOC120958739 gene encoding SRA stem-loop-interacting RNA-binding protein, mitochondrial-like: MSGAGSAARSLKIFVGNVAWTVGHRELRNYFSQFGKVSWAQVVFDRKTGLSKGYGFVSFQKRASIENLERNQKHVLDNTPIFFQQTD; this comes from the coding sequence ATGTCTGGGGCCGGTAGTGCTGCCCGCTCGCTGAAAATCTTCGTCGGCAACGTCGCCTGGACCGTGGGGCACCGGGAGTTGCGCAACTACTTCAGCCAGTTCGGCAAGGTTTCCTGGGCCCAGGTAGTGTTCGACCGTAAGACGGGCCTGTCCAAGGGGTACGGGTTCGTGTCGTTCCAGAAGCGGGCGTCGATCGAGAACCTGGAGCGCAACCAGAAGCACGTGCTCGACAACACGCCCATCTTCTTCCAGCAAACGGACTAG
- the LOC120958689 gene encoding PHD finger protein 14, which produces MRNNVKRRRASSGGGGLTTQTLLDFDLGESSSDSDFRIEDHDESDDCSLGSKDDGDDDGDDDDDDEDEDDDDDDESGDDSGDDSEDNGEAGAGSNPLLQLLHGAQNGGGNEEEEDESTTEGGGGQAKGRPPVPAAKQTSERDAALQKLLMKSICCACLGDRSDDQNEIVECDGCGVTVHEGCYGVSECTSVTSTISSCSTEPWFCDACKAGVENPDCELCPNKGGIFKETDVGRWVHLVCALYVPGVAFGEVDQLSSVTLFEMPYNKWGAKTCCLCEDAQLARTGVCIGCDAGMCKTYFHVTCAQYYGLLSEAHSEEADQADPFYAHCKIHSDKSLIKHRKRNYNTIRMRAVQRQVEEEGRRQQKPTAEQVRIERKLTKHRRRYVANKETKNPPWVPTQKMPRLLITSATACKKLLYKAELMGLDRAAIEFQEAQVASLADVRKKWHIPPAFSVEFIGYYLDRALRLEDMKKNLQEQMALNQRLLGKQQHLRNRYDQAVAQSQAAQKANDAVRASIARLYEHIGALCPSKALVPVEQIGKPPAPVPAAMTAPSPPPPPPPIAQPAQPPAPPPEAATAAASAPPAPPPPYVKPHQSVVINTGPLGATPPARTMSVPTAAALKMGVGFPLQNLMVPGKRDDTGRILSTQCKQNSEELLNECGICKRCHDQHLLAKCDTCHLHYHLGCLNPPLTRHPKKSKLYGWQCSECDQSDDSNPESIIIPKAPRKSRTRYSKDGTIVPYDYAFSPDTQPQAVEAVGRRASRAGPVAVEVKDEPVAESTNEAVDPLPVKTPGKRGRKKKSLEGVAVGETTTAAAAAAITAATNLATAVQSKEVKQQKKKSDPKLPDGKDAADEELGEEEEEEARQSDEHSGKHSLLNTTPSELDTSDEQRASEGGSSKMAKVESTTHHHHHHHHQHHHPGPPHAPTAGSSEATAAHTNAQLPAPEGSSEALAADGGGDGGREPPGAMGGLPASVEDGAATSTHHKHSKRRKEKHRNRSPNADRPISKDHKRKRKRKNHDYETVDQTELVEYPLPEYGDSRPRIKIKIKSVLDGSNTHTTQIYYVRTEPQEEEPAEPQLTSGAADSSSQAGPLMSHPLLPQLQPAAQFNGSTEQTITITQGRARVKRDVGSRHNASSTTSIGSSVGSSGSDECICDVCQGVGTSANIVQCDECQKSYHFGCLEPPLKKTPKRRGYSWHCADCDPTDVEN; this is translated from the exons ATGAGAAACAATGTCAAGCGCCGGAGGGcgagcagcggcggcggcggcctcACCACTCAAACACTGCTCGACTTTGATTTGGGCGAATCGTCGTCGGATTCGGACTTCCGGATCGAGGACCATGATGAGAGCGACGACTGTTCGCTCGGCTCGAaggacgacggcgacgacgacggggacgatgacgacgacgatgaggatgaggatgacgacgacgacgatgagaGCGGCGACGACAGCGGTGACGACAGTGAGGATAATGGGGAGGCCGGCGCCGGCAGCAATCCActgttgcagctgctgcacgGCGCCCAGAACGGTGGCGGcaacgaggaggaggaggacgagagCACGACCGAGGGCGGCGGCGGGCAGGCGAAGGGGCGACCCCCGGTCCCGGCAGCGAAGCAGACGAGCGAGCGGGACGCCGCGCTGCAGAAGCTACTGATGAAGTCGATCTGCTGCGCGTGCCTGGGCGACCGGAGCGACGACCAGAACGAGATCGTCGAGTGCGACGGGTGCGGCGTGACAGTGCACGAGGGCTGCTACGGGGTGAGCGAGTGCACGAGCGTGACCAGCACGATCTCCTCCTGCTCGACCGAGCCGTGGTTCTGCGACGCGTGCAAGGCGGGCGTGGAAAACCCGGACTGCGAGCTGTGCCCGAACAAGGGCGGCATCTTCAAGGAGACGGACGTCGGCCGGTGGGTGCACCTGGTGTGCGCGCTGTACGTGCCGGGCGTCGCGTTCGGCGAGGTCGATCAGCTGTCGTCGGTGACGCTGTTCGAGATGCCGTACAACAAGTGGGGCGCGAAGACGTGCTGCTTGTGCGAGGACGCGCAGCTCGCCCGGACCGGCGTCTGTATCGGGTGCGACGCGGGCATGTGCAAGACGTACTTCCACGTGACCTGCGCCCAGTACTACGGGCTGCTGTCCGAGGCGCACTCGGAGGAGGCGGACCAGGCCGACCCGTTCTACGCGCACTGCAAGATCCACTCGGACAAGTCGCTGATCAAGCACCGGAAGCGCAACTACAACACGATCCGGATGCGGGCGGTCCAGCGGCAGGTAGAGGAGGAGGGCCGCCGGCAGCAGAAACCGACCGCCGAGCAGGTGCGGATCGAGCGCAAGCTGACCAAGCACCGGCGCCGGTACGTCGCGAACAAGGAGACGAAGAACCCGCCCTGGGTGCCGACGCAGAAGATGCCCCGGCTGCTCATCACCAGTGCGACCGCGTGCAAGAAACTGCTCTACAAGGCGGAGCTGATGGGGCTGGACCGGGCGGCAATCGAGTTTCAGGAGGCGCAGGTGGCCTCGCTGGCGGACGTGCGCAAGAAGTGGCACATACCGCCCGCGTTCAGCGTCGAGTTCATCGGCTACTACCTGGACCGGGCGCTCCGGCTCGAGGACATGAAGAAAAACCTGCAGGAGCAGATGGCGCTCAACCAGCGGCTGCTcgggaagcagcagcacctgcGCAACCGGTACGACCAGGCGGTGGCCCAGAGCCAGGCCGCGCAGAAAGCGAACGATGCGGTGCGGGCCAGCATCGCCCGGCTGTACGAGCACATTGGCGCCCTCTGCCCAAGCAAAGCGCTCGTGCCGGTGGAGCAGATTGGCAAACCGCCGGCGCCGGTGCCAGCAGCGATGACAgcaccatcgccaccaccaccacctccaccaatAGCACAACCAGCACAACCACCAGCGCCTCCTCctgaagcagcaacagcagcagcatcggcaccaccggcaccaccgccgccgtaCGTGAAGCCGCACCAAAGCGTGGTGATCAATACGGGGCCGCTCGGGGCGACGCCGCCCGCCCGCACCATGTCCGTGCCGACGGCGGCCGCCCTCAAGATGGGGGTCGGTTTCCCGCTCCAGAATCTCATGGTGCCGGGCAAGCGGGACGACACCGGGCGCATACTCAGCACGCAGTGCAAACAGAACAGCGAGGAGCTGCTGAACGAGTGCGGCATCTGCAAGCGGTGCCACGATCAGCACCTGCTCGCCAAGTGCGACACCTGCCACCTGCATTACCATCTCGGCTGTCTCAATCCGCCCCTGACGCGCCATCCGAAAAAGTCCAAGCTGTACGGCTGGCAGTGCTCGGAGTGTGACCAgtcggacgactccaacccGGAAAGCATCATCATACCGAAGGCGCCGCGCAAGTCGCGCACCCGCTACTCGAAGGACGGCACGATCGTGCCGTACGACTACGCCTTCTCGCCCGACACCCAGCCGCAGGCGGTCGAGGCGGTGGGGCGCCGTGCGAGCCGGGCCGGGCCGGTGGCCGTCGAGGTGAAGGATGAGCCGGTGGCGGAAAGTACAAACGAGGCGGTCGATCCGTTGCCGGTCAAGACGCCCGGCAAGCGGGGCCGGAAGAAAAAGTCACTCGAGGGCGTTGCGGTTGGCgagacgacgacggcggcggcggcggcggcaattACTGCGGCGACAAACCTGGCCACCGCTGTACAGTCCAAAGAGGtgaagcagcagaagaagaagagcgaTCCCAAGCTTCCGGATGGAAAGGACGCAGCGGACGAGGAGCTaggggaggaagaggaggaggaggcgcgACAAAGTGACGAGCACAGCGGTAAGCACTCGCTGCTCAACACGACCCCCTCCGAGCTGGACACGTCGGACGAGCAGCGAGCGTCGGAAGGCGGGAGCAGCAAGATGGCGAAGGTAGAGTCAACcacgcaccatcaccaccaccatcaccaccagcaccaccatccgGGGCCACCGCATGCACCGACGGCCGGCTCGTCCGAGGCAACGGCGGCGCACACAAACGCCCAACTGCCCGCCCCGGAAGGTTCCTCGGAAGCACTAGCAGCAGACGGAGGTGGCGATGGTGGTAGAGAGCCACCGGGAGCGATGGGAGGACTGCCGGCGTCGGTGGAGGACGGTGCCGCCACCAGTACGCACCATAAGCACAGCAAGCGGCGAAAGGAAAAGCACCGGAACCGGTCGCCGAACGCGGACCGCCCCATCTCGAAGGACCACAAGCGCAAGCGGAAGCGAAAGAACCACGACTACGAAACGGTCGACCAGACCGAGCTCGTCGAATATCCGCTGCCGGAGTACGGTGACAGTCGGCCGAGGATTAAAATTAAG ATCAAATCCGTGCTGGACGGTTCCAACACGCACACGACGCAGATATACTACGTGCGAACGGAACCGCAGGAGGAAGAACCGGCCGAGCCACAGCTTACGTCCGGTGCCGCCGACAGCTCATCGCAAGCG GGTCCGCTGATGAGCCATCCACTGCTGCCGCAGTTGCAACCGGCGGCCCAATTTAACGGCAGCACGGAGcaaaccatcaccatcacgcAGGGCCGGGCCCGGGTGAAGCGGGACGTCGGCAGCCGGCACAACGCGTCCAGCACCACCTCGATCGGTTCGTCCGtgggcagcagcggcagcgacgAATGCATCTGCGACGTCTGCCAGGGTGTAGGCACGTCCGCCAACATTGTGCA GTGCGATGAGTGTCAGAAAAGCTATCACTTCGGCTGCCTGGAACCACCGCTGAAGAAGACGCCCAAACGGCGCGGCTACTCCTGGCACTGTGCCGATTGCGACCCAACG GATGTGGAAAACTGA